The Primulina huaijiensis isolate GDHJ02 unplaced genomic scaffold, ASM1229523v2 scaffold207336, whole genome shotgun sequence genomic sequence AGGGCAATTGCTACAATCTGAAATTCTAACCTTGCGGCCTGAAGCTACAGCCAAAATTTCCCCTTGGGCATGAAAGGCAATTGAAGCTATTGGGCGATCTGAATGAAGGGACATTTTACAAGCTATATTAGCGGTGTTCAAATTAACAAAATAGAAAAATACTATTCTTTATTATGAAGGTTATGGATTACAAAAGTCGCGCGATCCAATACaatctgcagattttgcatccCATAATCGAACTTCATGATCCAAACTTCCACTTGCAAGAACTTCTGGATGGAGTGGATGGAATCTCACCTGTAGAAATTAATGACGAACATTGGTTCAAGTTAGAGCCAAAGAATAGCTCAAAATATGAACCATTCTCTTAAATAATAacgatgatgataataataatctaCTTCTACCACCAAGCACAGGTCAATATAAAAGTTCGAACTTCATTCCACCCTTCCATCGATAACTTTATTCAGTAAAGAACCACAACATTATTCCACAAACATTATTGGATCATATTTCACAACAGTATACTTACCACCCAAGGTGTCCTCCGATGACCACTCAACACCTTTAAGCATTTTCCAGTTTGATAGTCGATTATCTTGACTGTATGATCTCCACTGCCAACATTAAAAGCAACGGCGACATTAAAAAATACGGTTAAATTTGGAAACAAACATATGCAATAGAGACAGAGAGAAAAAATGAAATGGAGAAACTAACTGGGTAGAAGCAAGTGTCTTTCCATCGGCACTGAAGGCTGCTGCAATGGTAGACCTAGGTGGAGGTAGTAGAGGGCAATACCTGGCTGATAAACGTAACAATGACTCTGCCTCAGCCCTGGGGTTCAGATAATGATTTTAAAACAAGATAATCACTGATACAGCaaagagaaaacaaaacaaaacaaaacaaaagaagataATACCATGAAAAAAGCTCCTGTTTCGCATCTTTAGCTATTTCACATTGGATTCCCGAGAAATCAGTATGACTTGATGCCTTGCCCCATAATCTTTTTGGAGTC encodes the following:
- the LOC140966606 gene encoding uncharacterized protein, which codes for MTSLSTWPDNSASLTAQSSSNFQPPQRQVTPPDGHSQQSNSRQSNVYNLLARREVSPRTKRTPKRLWGKASSHTDFSGIQCEIAKDAKQELFSWAEAESLLRLSARYCPLLPPPRSTIAAAFSADGKTLASTHGDHTVKIIDYQTGKCLKVLSGHRRTPWVVRFHPLHPEVLASGSLDHEVRLWDAKSADCIGSRDFYRPIASIAFHAQGEILAVASGRK